DNA sequence from the Labrus bergylta chromosome 13, fLabBer1.1, whole genome shotgun sequence genome:
ATCATCACACACAAGCAGCAGAACataacaacaaagacaaagaagttCAACACAATCCAATTTTAGGATCAATATTTCACAACCAGTGCTCATATGTCTTAAGAATATATTATATAAATTATTGAATAGATATGAGCTGGAGCagtgactttctgtttttatatttggtTGTTTCTTGGCTGATGGTCTTGGTTAATCTGTTCTCTTATTTTGTCTAAAAACTGAATTTGTTTTGGCCAACAAGTCCAACATCATACACTGATTGATGAAAACGTTTTACTTTTCTGTGAATAATGCACAAAATTAAGAAGGGGTAGGACCAGAAAAGGTTTTAActtcttcctatccctttttgaacatgaactatattatttgagttatttatttgttgctatGGATCATGAGGatccagtttgttttgttttttcctttgtattttgtgtttttattttcttaacatgttcaataaattgaccaataaaaaaataatatctcTCCATTGtgtgctaacatgctaacatgctaacaataACAGTGAAAAAGTGCAGATGTTAAGAAGCTAAAGCGCGCTAACTTTGGCCAATTAacaccaaacacaaaaatgGCTGCTGAGGCAGAATAGACTCTCATGACAGGTATTTGGTTTTTAAGCAGAGTGATGGTGAAATTAAAACTTTGTCTCGACGCTGGTTCAGATTCAAATTCAAGGTGACGTAATCCTAAGTGAGATGTTTGAAGCAAATTCCATTCCAATTAGAGttacttttcactttttttttactgaaatccAGAGAGCAGCAAACCTCTTGTTGTTGCTTAAAAAGTCAGGGGATCAACAACGTCATCCAAAAACTTTAACAGGTGAGCAcgagggactgcagatgtaaactagctctaagctaactctggtacaatgcatcaaatggcaacatttctgtttaataTTGCacatgggttagggttagggttaggggttatcCATTACACATGtcccctttacaaataaaaaggttaaatacaCCAGAGTCTGAAGACATGTAATGGAAATAAAGCCAATAGTTGTTGAGATATTTTGAGTTTGATTTTTAGTGGTGGACAGTTCTTTATTAGCAGCACTAAAGCTTAGAACAGAAATCTAAGTCAAACATGAAGGAAGAATTCCTTTTCAAACTAAAGGAGATCAAGCATTTGTATCTCGGGCTCGTCGGCTGTGGAACGACCTGCCTGAGGACCTCAGACGAGctacatcagtatcttcttttaaaaacacatttttatcataaggccttcttataatccttgtttcatgatgttttatttgttttactgttaactttagccGATCTTTGTCTCAgttgtttctcttctctctgttcattggatgattgctgcactgttcatgcttttttaataggattttattgttgtgtaattgactgttgggatttttctttttcctgtaaagcactttgtgacgttggttttgataagtgctttataaataaactttattattattttattaataccAAAAGGAGACAGATGGCAATTTTGCACGTCAGTTTTTGTGTGTTGATCTTACAGAAAGACGGTTGTAGTTCCTCCTGATGTTATTTTGCCCGGACTCGATGGACGAGTAGCTGGGGGGCTTCTCTGGCCAATCCTTTCCTTTGCCTCCTTtgcctcctttcctcctcccgCTGTCCTCCTCATCTGAGCTCCAGGATCCGTTGCGGCGCTGTGGAGGAGAATAGCTCCTCTCCCTCCGAGCCGCTCTGCTGTAAAGCTCCTCCATCAGGTCGTCGCGACTCCGAGCTCTCGGCCTGGACCCGCCTCCTCTTTTCCTCGGGGAGCCGCCTCTCTCGTTCCTCGAGCTCTTGTGCGGCGCTCTTCCTCTCCTGTTATCGCGATCCGAGTCGTCGCTGTATTCCCGCAGGATGCCGCGTCTGGGAGGAGAGACGTCTCTGTAGCCTCGACTGCTGCGTGGGAGACCGCCTCCCCCAGAGCGGTTTGTACTTGTACTCGACTGGCTGGAGATCCTGGCTCCACCTCTGGCTGCGTCTCCTCCACCGGGCCCCCTGCGCGAGGAGAAACTGGGTGCACGCTGTATGATAGGAGGCAGGGTGATCACCCGTCTCTCTACCCCTCTCACCCCGATATCATCCAGGGCCGACAGCATACTGGGGGGTCCTGGTGTGTAGGGGACGGCGGGAGGAGCCGGGTGGTGCTGGGGTTGAGACTGATATGGGGCCATGTTTTGTACAGCGTAATGAGCCTGTTGAGGTGCCACCATATCCATCCCCCTCACCTGGGTCTCCAGGTAGTCCAGCACCTGGTTGGTTCCCTGGATGCTGCTCCGCATGCTGCCATTCACATGgtgaggtggaagaggagggggctgctgctggagggCCATCGGGGACAGCTGCATGGGAGCCATGGCAAAGTTTTGTTTGACCGGGTGGTCCGAGTATGAACCTGGAGGAGAAGTTTAgagtttgttgtttaaaaagagaCATTCAAAGACTCAAACGTGTTTCCCTGTACAATGAAATTCTTTCTTTGCTGTCCACAATGAatgccaacaataaaatattaaaataaacatagccaaataataataataataataataatatacacaaatatataaaagatAAGGCAATTTGAAGGCAGTAGAGTGCAAATAACATGAATAATGTAATAtgcagaaatgtattttgaacactagggggcagcagaaacaaagttattaatacatttctattttttaaagctgatttgAAGAACTTCTtggcaaaatatttaaattgacacatcGAGAAGATACAAAGAAACCTTATAAACATagaatttttttaattcatttataattatattattttaaaaaattaaaaattaaaataaaaactcaaatgaatACTATTAAACattcatacaaacaaaaaaataaaataaacattgcaTGTTGTGCTTGTGTCAACCTGATATATTTAAGTTCAATGAGAGATCTCTCAGAAGACGTGATGTTTTGTTGCCCCACAGGCAGAAATATCTTGCTCTGTTGCTAAATGATCATTAGCCGCTTGCTGTTAAGTGTTGTGCAGGTTAAGTTTTTAAAACTTCTGTTCTCTGtggatgaaatgaaaacatgttgccTGCTGATTATCCCAAACCATGAGAGTAGGgcagcaaataaaacatgttaaaggatTCTAAAATGCTTAAAGGGGAAGCCGGGACTTGCACTCTGTCTGCTATACTATGTTTTTTCAAGACTATGAACACATCCTTCCACATTCAAGAAGTCTTGTGATCAATTATTCAATTGCATCACTTCAAAACGGACTTTTGAAATGTACAACTCGTTACTGAATTACGTTTACAATTTGATTTGGAGTTAAAgaccaaaaaacaaatcaagttaTTTACTTTCTGTAAATGTTAAAGATATAAAATGTAGTTTCCACAAAGTTTCAGGAATTTTTTCCTTCACTTGTGAGAGTGCTGTCTCTGTCCTGTTAGAACCACAATCAAACATACGGCCTCGGTTCTGAGCCAGACTGATCATCAACAAAGCATCCAAGAGAGGCCTCATTGTGTCTCCTACCTGAATACAGTATGGGGACGCCCTGAGAGGAGGCGTTGGAGCTGATCGGAGCATAGATGGGTTGGCCGTTCATCCAGGGAGCCATCGCCTTCTGAGCTTCCTTAATCATCCTGTGCTGCATCACAGCTGACaccaaggcaaaaaaaaaaaggaggtcaACAACAGTTTTGTGAATCTGgtttagtgatttttttaatatttagacTTAACACAAGTACAGCTCTGTAACCAAAACTATCATGTCAAGGATTCTCTGCACCTTATAATCCGTATCAATCCTTAACtggcattttttaaatcacttgtttctatttattttcctgctcttaccttcttattgctgttctctctttttatttgcttttagctcttttagtttcttacatctttttaaatctttggttcctcttggtctcagctcgtgttgttgggttcttgtgatggttcttgtgatggttcttatgatggttcttatgatggttcttatgatggttcttataatggttcttatgatggttcttataatggttcttgtgatggttcttataatggttcttatgatggttcttgtgatggttcttgtgatggttcttgtgttggttcttgtgattgttcttatgatggttcttgtgatggttcttgtgttggttcttgtgattgttcttatgattgttcttataatggttcttgtgatggttcttgtgatggttcttgtgatggttcttgtgatggttcttatgatggttcttatgatggttcttgtgatggttcttgtgatggttcttatgatggttcttatgatggttcttatgatggttcttatgatggttcttgtgatggttcttgtgatggttcttgtgatggttcttgtgatggttcttataatggttcttataatggttcttataatggttcttgtgattgttcttatgatggttcttatgatggttcttataatggttcttatgatggttcttatgatggttcttgtgatggttcttgtgatggttcttgtgttggttcttgtgattgttcttatgatggttcttataatggttcttgtgatggttcttatgatggttcttatgatggtctggttctatatgtctgttgggtatcgtgcactttgggttcttttctgttgaattgtgtttaattatttttagtatttagtatttgttatgttcttgttgttgtttatgttcttctgtgtttggtttatttgtttcttgtttttgctgtttgtcaaagcactttgtaaacctgtgtttttaaaaggtgctatagaaataaagttattattattattatattttaacatgtttagAGTAGAGAATCAAAGAACGTTAAGAAAGgctctcttctgttttttccaGTCAATCATGACAGTGTGACCTTGTAATTGAGGCGGATCAATAGAATTCAGCCACGACTGATTTATTCATACTGTACTGTGTGATACATGTAAATATCTTCCTTgtcaaaaacagatttttacagctgctccaacatgaCTTAGGTTGTCTGAAGTGACAAGTTAAggttaagtaaaaaaacaactaatgattaaatcaaaatgattttCCTGagtgtagttttatacgttcaTGGTTAGAAAACGGCATGAACTGAAATAATTTCTTCTACCTTTTTCGGGGCAGCAGCAGGTCTGTGGACAACACGGGCAGCGGATGTAGCAGCAGCACTTCTGTGGGCAGCACTGACAGCAACAAATACAGAAGAGCATGATGAGCAGTAGAGCTCCGAGGATGATCAACAGGACGGTCAGCCAGTCTGGAAACAAGTCAGGAGACACAGAATTATTaagatttcattaaaaaaaaacagaaggctCAAAATTAGCAttggttttctattttttattgttatgtttgtttataTGCTAAGCCACTGCAGAAGAAAGGACACACTGACACCTCTGTGTTACAgttttgtgtgtgggtggggtAGAGGGTATTTGTAACAAACAGATGTATACTAAATGTTAccgctgattttttttttttgtgtaaaataaaaattgaaagtcattaaaaaaaaccaaaaaaaaaaccagaaggCTCTTTGAGTACTAAATCCTCAGCTGAGGAAACTTACGATATACGATGAGTCTGATTTCTCTATCTGAGTCTCCAGTCGTGTCCCCGGCAGCATCAATGGAGCAGAAATAGACGCCGTTATCCCACCACATCACCTCAGTGATGACCAGGTCGGCCTCTGTTGGCAGATGAAATAGTGAAAATAGTTAAAAATAACATATATCTATAAGAAAATGTTTGGACTTGATATACAAATAACACTCAGAAATAAAGTCCATGACAAATTCTTTGCAGGTATTTGAatgctttgtttctttctttatgttctctctttgtttacTTGTGTTTTACTTAAAGCAATAAAGCTTCTCCTATTATGCTACTGGAATCAGTAACACCAAGTAACACACTGATTGGTAAAGACATTGAAAAAACTCAAATACAGTGCAGCCTGTGTGATGTCTCATATCAGTGAAGTATATCCGTGCTGACAGCTCAGACTGAGATGTGTTCTCTTTCATGAAAACTGGACCAGACGTACTGTTTTGGATGGTAATTCTGCGTTCTCTGTAGTCTGCTCCCAGTATGGGCTCGTTGATGCCTCTCTTCTGGATCACCGTGCGGACCGTGCGCTGACTGTCCCCGCAGTCGTTGGCCGGGTCCTGACCGAGCTGCAGAGCGGCCTGATAGGCTGCAGAAACATGAAGTTGAGACGATCAAAGCTCAACACACTTCATATTCTATTTCTTCTTGTTTAAACCAATAATTcctttcaacaacaacaacaacaacaacaacaacccgtttttaattcaaatacatacatatatcaGATTGTTTGATTAGCATGCATTTTTGAAactaatttatttaaaattactTTTATCTATCAACAAAACTaaattatttgttattattattattttaatgttgttttcttgtcctgtttgtgtttaaatgtgggATTTtagaaaaccttttttaataaatgagtTAACCTTTGGAGGAGGTAAAATCATTCTTATTTTTAAGCTGAGAGCCTGttttcaaaagaataaaatatcTACACTATGAACATTACAGTGTTCTAGATACGTtgtattttccttttctgttcGGGGGAAAACAGGAAATTATGTGTTATACAAAATAAAGGTCGGCAAAATCCTTCCTACAGATTCACCATCTTTTACAAATCAATCAACCTTTTTATTGCTGGAACCAATTATTATCAAGTAGCTGTCCCTGGACGTTTCTCTTTCTTTGGACATAACATAATAGAATCTATTGTAAACATAAGTCACACcctttatttaaacagattGTTGAATCATGAAACCTGATGAGGGTTGTGAGCTGACTAAACACTGACTGGTTTAAGACCCAGTGAGTTGCTTTATTTCGAAACATtcttttaaataatgtattgGATGTTTTAAAGTAATGGTGTATGACAGTTCAAGTGTCAAGAAGTGATCAAACAAAAGGATCAATACGCAAATTCAACACTACattgttaaagtctttatgtgtgatttttcacactaatataaatcaagtatctcctctgaaaataactctgtgagtcatgactgtctacaatgggtgtaacacccgagtcccactgtctgtgatgttttcagagttttcagagtcctatcttcactttgtttacatcgccaggacggccggctgactcctcccctcgtgtataaaagttgtttaattgagggactagagaaaagaagaataacatactgtactcactgcttaactgtgtttctagatcacgctcatttcaggtaaatttacatgcagtgtgaagataccagcataataaagatcactagcattagcatgctaacacaacaatgcagcgcgagttgttttggtttcatgctggtgctcaagagcgacatctgctggatcaaaaaatcacatataaagcctttaagataataTCTAGCTAAATGTCCCGGATGGAGGTCAGGGTTAGAGAGATTCCCTTTGCATATTGATCACTATTTCTCTGATCACATTGTTTGCTCATAGTCCCCTTCCCTCCACCTGCAGTCTCACCTGTGGAGTAGTACTCCAGCACCGGGTCTTTACAGAAAGACTTGAACCTCCAGGTGACCAGGACATCCTGAGTGTTTGCTGAGGTTGAATAATCGCAGCGGAGGATGACCGAGGCGAACAGCATCGTGCTCCTCTCCGTCTCTGGAACGTTCACCTGTATGGACAGCAGCTCTGACacaaacaggaacaacaatCACATGAGACGgagataaaatacaaaacacctGCACTCATGACACACATTCAAATATATGAACCTgagccaaaaaacaacaacactcgTGTATTTGTGTCAtggcttcacttttaaaatTCTGGATTGACAAGAATCTGACCAGACAGGTTAACAGTTTACTCCTTACAGCGTGCATTTACTCTACCACTGTGTTTAACAGAGGTTTCCATCATGAACAACAGTTTAGAAGATAATGACAGGCAATCACTGCTCATCGAGTTTAACTTGAGgtcaaatttaaaacacacacccacacacaagtTAATTGTTTATATAATCGTGAGATTAATCAAATACTGGAAAAAGACTCATTACTGCAGCCCAAGTTTTAGTACACACAACAAGACATTTAATGAACTCTGCTACTACGTTCAGCTTTTTccgtcaattttttttttttaaaaacaacattatattGAGAATAACtaataatgaaaacaactttaatagcctatttaaagtttttaaataaatattcacaTTAGTGTTTCAAGTGGATGTTCTTTAGGGCCGATAAAtcaaaattgaaatgaaattaattggCAAATATATAATCTTTATAATCcaattattgatgtgaaaattCAAGAATTTGCTGGTACAAGTTTCGAAAACTATGAATATTCACTTTTTTCCATTTAATATATTCAACAACATTTAGCTAATTAGATCAAGCCTTAATACTTTTCCACTATTGCCTTAAACTAAATAAAGGTCCAGCCACCTAAATGTTATATCAAACTCCTCTTTAATTTATTGTATTAGCTGGAACTCAGGTTAAAATcttacagaaataaaaatacagtagGCCTGAGTTAGAAATCATCTAAATTTGTAGCCCtccttttatttactttttatcccatttaacattttctcctttaaCTGTTAATCTGAGTGTCTGTTTacctaatcagtcactgcaaaacaataactgtatatattctttcagtcaccacaactgtctatttctttattattattattatcattcatttaCTGAACAGTAATTTCTCTGGCcactttttgcatatttctctttcatatcaccacaaatatatttctgttgttgttgttgttgttgtttttataaacacTGCTGTTTAGGATTGCGGCTCACAAAGTTTagttgtgtccttgtatacattaatgataataaagattctaccTATCTTTGAAAACGCGCTTATTAAAGGTGCTGTGACGTCACAGTAGTCGGCCTCGTCCTGGTCACACCTGTTGATAATTAACTAGTACACTCTACAGATAGTTTCGACTGTTTGCCTTCGTTTCCACTCTGAATCCCTTTCTTTAACCggacaaaaacacatcattacTTTGTAAAATATGATCTTATATATAAACACTGTGTTCTTATGAGCCTCACCTGTCGGCAGGTGAAGCACCAGAAGCACCATCAGGATCATAGTTCCCATCGCGCTGCTCTGTATCCTTCCGCGGAGTCTTCAGTCTCTATCCTGTAGGAGATTCAAAATCCACAAATAGTCCGGAATACTTTGAGAAAAACGGAACAATGTCGCTGTTCTGCATATTAACCTGATTTTCACTCAAGACGACATTTGTTTCCTCATGTGAAATACGAGCCGCACAGGAGGAGGCACAGCGGACAACATCCCCTCCCCCACACAATGCTTCAGGTGACATCATGACTCCGCCCACTTTGTGCAGGTGCAACATGAGGGGGAAAAGATGGCGGAACAGTTGAAACATTTCCCTCTCCTTTATTTACTACAATACTGGATGTAAAGTAAGTATTATAAAGTAGTGAAGGTACAGAAGTGTTATTAGTTAAATGTAGGATGAGTTTCAAAGTAAAGTAGGATACACCTTCTGTCCTGTTACTGTTACTGACCTATTTATCCATATTTGACACTAGAGGCCTGTTGCTGCCTCAGCAGCTTCTGTGGGCGGAGCTACATCTGATAATCAAATCTGTGTTTATGGTTTGGACATATcacctctccctcttttttaaTCTGAGTTTAAACTGTTGTCTTATTGTTTGAGGAGTAAGTATTCAGTATTCAGAGGTCATTTTCACaactaaaaacagctgaaatttACAAATATCAACAGCTGTAATGAAATACTACAGTGCCACAAACCACTGATTTATAATCTATAAcattatagaatagaatagaatagaattactttattgatcccaaactgggaaattgtggcgtcacagcagcaggttgtccaaacacacaatatgagcaattatgttggttttttatttttaattttttacaaaTATGGGTGACTTTAAgtgtaaaatgtttatctgaagtGTAGCAAGTAGCTAGCTGTAGATGTAAGATAAATGTGTTGTAGTCTGAGACTAATAAAGTATCTTCAATGAAATCATTAAGTAAAGTAACGAGCAAAGTGAGGTTTAGTGAGAAACTTTCCACTTCTGACAGCGGAGCTTAAATTCTCCTTTCATATGaatttcctctcttcttctgaaGTGGGagataaatctttttttggggTTAAAAATCTGAGACTGTGACTAAAATATAACCGatgacttttatttaattttaataaaaaaaaaaaaaacatgttgaatttagttttaaaaaaagtaattaattaattaaaactaCTTCAGAgccttttcactgtttttatgtttttcttgctgctgttttttctttgtgtgctcTGCCTCATGAGTCTCTTTAAATGGCATTAACAAGAGAGCAGAATACATTCTTAATGCAAATGTTACATCTTAACatactgtgtaaaaaaaataatttaaagaagCTACGCATAATCTTAAtgagaaaaatgaagaagaagtggGTCAGCGCTTCTGGGAGgactgtttttaatttactcATTTCTGGTAAACAGGCTGAGAGTAAAGTTCACTCTCAGAATGAGTcatagcagtgtgtgtgtgttatagggCTCTTTGTTGAGAGGGTGTTTACATCTCTTATCCTGGACATGGAACCCCAGCGAGCTTTACTGTTGACACAAAACAATCCCGCCTGAGCTCAACTGAAGTGCTGCTCTCACCTCACTGAAGTGCTCTCGAGATCGTGTGAAAAATGCAGCGTGGAAAAAGAGCCTGGCTGTCACTTCTGTGTCTCTGCTTCCACTTCAAACCTCAAAACATGGCAGTTTTTACTTCCcttatttacagtaataaaggAGAGGACACGCAGTAGGTTTATATCCTGTACTGTAAGTATCCAATGTGAAGCCTACAAAGTATCAAAGCTTAAAATATGTGTTGTAAACCATCTAAATGgcctgtttgtctttttgagaCTCTAAAGGAGGACTTTCTTTTCTCGTATTTTGTAAAAGACTAAACACCTTTGGGTTTAAGCTGTTTGATATTTcatactctatctggcttcagGTATAGTTTCTAGTTCAACCTCACTATTCTCTCACATTTtctattgtatgtatgtgtctaagtgtgtgtgtatgaatacgtGTATaggttactgtacatgtgtttatatttaattttgttttgaaactgtGTCATTCGATTTGctcagttgatttatttgtctcttaagaaGTGAGGTCCCTTTATAAAcctgttggcttcttgacctctcctgacacaccttttatgtttttgttaatcctattttgatgtattcttatgtgtgctaataaaaaattaataaataaaagaaaatgtaccaATCAAAAGATGAATGTATTTTTCTCTTCGTACCTTTTCTttggatatttatttatttttattttatttcatgttgtatgtattcttgtatgtttaaaaaaaaatatatatataaaaatgtgccaggatgaa
Encoded proteins:
- the LOC109995115 gene encoding immunoglobulin-like domain-containing receptor 1 — protein: MGTMILMVLLVLHLPTELLSIQVNVPETERSTMLFASVILRCDYSTSANTQDVLVTWRFKSFCKDPVLEYYSTAYQAALQLGQDPANDCGDSQRTVRTVIQKRGINEPILGADYRERRITIQNKADLVITEVMWWDNGVYFCSIDAAGDTTGDSDREIRLIVYHWLTVLLIILGALLLIMLFCICCCQCCPQKCCCYIRCPCCPQTCCCPEKAVMQHRMIKEAQKAMAPWMNGQPIYAPISSNASSQGVPILYSGSYSDHPVKQNFAMAPMQLSPMALQQQPPPLPPHHVNGSMRSSIQGTNQVLDYLETQVRGMDMVAPQQAHYAVQNMAPYQSQPQHHPAPPAVPYTPGPPSMLSALDDIGVRGVERRVITLPPIIQRAPSFSSRRGPGGGDAARGGARISSQSSTSTNRSGGGGLPRSSRGYRDVSPPRRGILREYSDDSDRDNRRGRAPHKSSRNERGGSPRKRGGGSRPRARSRDDLMEELYSRAARRERSYSPPQRRNGSWSSDEEDSGRRKGGKGGKGKDWPEKPPSYSSIESGQNNIRRNYNRLSDRSSRSGTSVVI